A single Bosea sp. PAMC 26642 DNA region contains:
- a CDS encoding site-specific integrase, producing the protein MGRSSNFGMPYFVKRPEGGFSYTRDLSPKLFASLSGELALSWSQERRKVGGKQVLKIALGTTDLTLARQRWMEVHPQVENLIGFAKETFQRRTTRPSTVTRLQSLPREAIKQIAEDVYQRILASDDEEALTGRPADLTEIVLNEMGERGNDDVPNLFDAKRRAHLRELDHLRSHARRVDQFDFDGARQIPTLESLVREGMSPDSAKRAREDLSDVIGESAVEAVLAQSGVDLPHGHPDRNLLALEVIRAGIRGHSAVLERLEGAAVPTPALVAPIARTQPNEGVKLGEAYDTWKNERKPSSRTAEGYRLYVDRFIEINGDVPIASITKKHVRAYRDALTGCPRNVPKEMAGCPFWELHAWALAEGHPLLSRTTINDKSIGAISAILAVALRNGEIEANPCTGMKFSLKEGEAGKRKPYDDADLSRLLASPVFGEGKRYDAGGGEAQKWLPLISAYSGARLEEIGQLRVMDIKCEDEVHYFDLREIDDTPGQTTSRKTGSSRRRVPIHAMLIAKGLLAYAKEQGKAGHVRLFPDLVEYDGKTTHYFSKWWGRYARQFITKDKDKTFHSFRHRVTDELRKGKLYAVMQAILGHHVGDTTSGYGDGFDIGTLNEMLQGISYSKVDLSRI; encoded by the coding sequence ATGGGACGCTCGTCAAACTTCGGAATGCCGTATTTCGTGAAGCGCCCTGAGGGCGGTTTCAGCTATACGCGCGACCTGTCTCCGAAGCTCTTCGCGAGCCTGTCAGGTGAGCTTGCCTTGTCCTGGTCGCAGGAACGCCGGAAGGTCGGTGGGAAGCAGGTCCTCAAGATCGCACTAGGAACAACCGACCTGACCTTGGCGCGCCAGCGATGGATGGAGGTTCATCCTCAGGTCGAGAACCTGATCGGCTTTGCGAAAGAGACGTTCCAGCGTCGCACGACGCGCCCTTCAACAGTGACGCGCCTGCAATCGCTTCCGCGCGAGGCCATCAAGCAGATCGCCGAGGACGTCTACCAGCGAATTCTCGCCTCCGATGATGAAGAGGCTCTCACGGGGCGGCCTGCCGATCTGACGGAGATCGTGCTCAACGAGATGGGTGAGCGCGGCAACGACGATGTGCCCAACCTCTTCGATGCGAAGCGGCGGGCCCATTTGCGTGAACTCGATCATCTGAGATCGCATGCTCGCCGCGTAGATCAGTTTGACTTCGACGGCGCCAGGCAGATTCCGACGCTGGAGAGCCTCGTGCGCGAAGGCATGTCTCCCGACAGTGCGAAGCGAGCAAGGGAGGACTTGTCAGACGTCATTGGAGAAAGCGCTGTCGAAGCTGTTCTGGCCCAGAGCGGAGTGGATCTCCCGCACGGCCATCCCGATCGTAATCTGCTGGCGCTGGAAGTCATCCGTGCGGGCATACGTGGCCATAGCGCTGTCCTCGAGCGATTGGAGGGTGCGGCCGTACCGACGCCGGCCCTGGTGGCGCCGATAGCTCGCACCCAGCCTAACGAGGGCGTGAAGCTCGGTGAGGCCTACGATACATGGAAGAACGAACGGAAGCCGTCTTCACGCACGGCAGAGGGTTATCGGCTCTACGTCGATAGATTCATTGAAATTAACGGTGATGTTCCGATCGCTTCCATCACGAAGAAGCATGTGCGGGCCTACCGCGATGCCCTGACGGGTTGCCCGCGAAACGTCCCGAAGGAGATGGCCGGCTGCCCTTTCTGGGAGCTTCACGCCTGGGCCTTGGCGGAGGGACATCCGCTGCTGTCACGGACCACGATCAACGACAAGTCGATCGGCGCGATCTCGGCCATCCTTGCCGTAGCGCTACGAAACGGGGAGATCGAAGCCAATCCATGCACCGGTATGAAGTTTTCCTTGAAGGAGGGCGAAGCGGGCAAGCGGAAGCCTTACGATGATGCGGACCTATCCAGGCTCCTAGCGTCGCCGGTTTTCGGTGAGGGAAAGAGATATGACGCGGGGGGAGGTGAGGCCCAGAAATGGCTGCCCTTGATCAGCGCGTACTCGGGAGCGAGGCTCGAGGAGATCGGGCAACTCCGGGTAATGGATATCAAGTGCGAGGATGAGGTTCATTATTTCGATCTGCGAGAGATCGATGATACGCCAGGTCAGACCACGAGCCGAAAGACGGGTTCATCGCGCCGGCGGGTGCCGATCCATGCGATGTTGATCGCAAAGGGGCTACTTGCCTATGCCAAGGAGCAGGGTAAGGCCGGGCACGTTCGTCTCTTCCCAGATCTCGTAGAATACGACGGCAAGACGACGCACTATTTCAGCAAGTGGTGGGGTCGGTACGCGCGTCAGTTCATTACAAAAGACAAAGATAAAACTTTCCATAGCTTCCGCCACAGGGTGACGGACGAGCTCCGGAAGGGGAAGCTATACGCCGTCATGCAGGCCATCCTAGGCCATCATGTGGGCGATACGACCAGCGGCTATGGCGATGGATTTGACATCGGAACTTTGAACGAGATGCTGCAAGGTATCTCCTACTCCAAGGTCGACCTCTCGCGCATCTGA
- the recJ gene encoding single-stranded-DNA-specific exonuclease RecJ, whose protein sequence is MSLTLPRAFLGVTRSALGRPWRDRLDAAGLGRAEALAQVEGMPDILARVLAGRGVEAADAARFLEPKLRDLLPDPASLAGMEAAAARLARAAQSGEAVAIFGDYDVDGACSSALLAEFLEAAGARPRIHIPDRLIEGYGPNAEAIRMLVGEGATLLVTVDCGTTSHEPLAEAARLGLDVVVLDHHQAPERLPEVAALVNPNRQDDLSGLGHLCAAGVVFLTLVATRAALRQQGFWANQAAEPDLLAALDLVALATVADVVPLTGLNRAFVRQGLAMLRGRTRPGLAALMDVAGLDGPVQPWHLGFLLGPRINAGGRIGDAALGARLLRTQDAIEARGLAGELNRLNQERQEIERQAVLEATAEADHALMNAPDQPVLLAGSLDWHPGIVGLVAARLKERFRRPAFALALNGEGGATGSGRSVPGVDLGRAVRKAVEAGLALKGGGHAMAAGVTLGPGQTEAFHAFLIDHLAAEFGATDSAQALLVDAAMSAGGANPRLLAELDRAGPYGQGAPEPVFVFPSHRLTDVVEIGSGGHIRIKLRSGDGATVGGIAFRAAQEPLGQALLAARGDSVHLAATLSLNRWGGNETAELRVLDMALPGL, encoded by the coding sequence ATGAGTCTCACCCTCCCGCGTGCCTTTCTCGGCGTCACTCGCTCCGCGCTCGGTCGCCCCTGGCGCGACAGGCTGGATGCGGCCGGCCTCGGCCGGGCCGAAGCGCTGGCGCAGGTCGAGGGCATGCCCGACATCCTCGCCCGTGTGCTTGCCGGCCGCGGCGTCGAGGCTGCTGACGCCGCCCGCTTCCTCGAGCCGAAGCTGCGCGACCTCCTGCCCGACCCCGCCTCGCTCGCCGGCATGGAGGCCGCCGCCGCCCGCCTCGCCCGGGCCGCGCAGTCGGGCGAGGCGGTCGCCATCTTCGGCGACTACGATGTCGACGGCGCCTGCTCCTCGGCGCTGCTGGCCGAGTTCCTGGAGGCGGCCGGCGCCCGCCCGCGCATCCACATCCCCGATCGGCTGATCGAGGGCTACGGCCCCAATGCCGAGGCCATCCGGATGCTGGTAGGCGAGGGCGCGACCTTGCTGGTCACCGTCGATTGCGGCACCACCAGCCATGAGCCGCTGGCCGAGGCCGCGAGGCTGGGACTCGACGTCGTCGTGCTCGACCACCACCAGGCGCCCGAGCGGCTGCCGGAGGTCGCGGCGCTGGTCAATCCCAACCGGCAGGACGATCTCTCGGGCCTCGGCCATCTTTGCGCTGCCGGTGTCGTCTTCCTGACGCTGGTCGCGACCCGCGCCGCCCTGCGCCAGCAGGGTTTCTGGGCCAACCAGGCTGCGGAGCCCGACCTGCTGGCAGCCCTCGACCTCGTCGCGCTTGCGACCGTCGCCGACGTCGTGCCACTGACCGGCCTCAACCGCGCCTTCGTCCGGCAAGGCCTCGCCATGCTGCGCGGGCGCACGCGGCCCGGCCTTGCGGCCTTGATGGATGTCGCGGGCCTCGACGGGCCGGTGCAGCCCTGGCATCTCGGCTTTCTGCTCGGCCCGCGCATCAATGCCGGCGGGCGCATCGGCGATGCCGCGCTCGGTGCCCGCCTGCTGCGCACGCAGGACGCGATTGAGGCTCGCGGCCTCGCGGGCGAACTCAACCGCCTGAACCAGGAGCGTCAGGAGATCGAGCGCCAGGCCGTGCTGGAGGCGACGGCCGAGGCCGACCACGCGCTGATGAACGCACCCGATCAGCCGGTGCTGCTCGCAGGCTCGCTCGACTGGCATCCAGGCATCGTCGGATTGGTGGCGGCGCGGCTGAAGGAGCGCTTCCGCCGCCCCGCCTTCGCACTGGCCCTGAACGGGGAGGGCGGCGCCACCGGCTCGGGCCGTTCGGTCCCCGGCGTCGATCTCGGCCGGGCGGTGCGCAAGGCTGTGGAAGCCGGGCTCGCGCTGAAGGGTGGCGGCCACGCTATGGCGGCGGGCGTCACGCTCGGCCCCGGACAGACGGAGGCCTTCCACGCCTTCCTGATCGACCATCTCGCTGCCGAATTCGGCGCGACCGATTCGGCGCAGGCCCTGCTGGTCGATGCCGCGATGAGCGCCGGTGGTGCCAATCCGCGCCTGCTGGCCGAACTCGACCGGGCAGGGCCCTACGGCCAGGGCGCGCCCGAACCCGTCTTCGTCTTCCCCTCGCATCGCCTGACCGATGTGGTCGAGATCGGCAGCGGCGGCCATATCCGCATCAAGCTCAGGAGCGGTGACGGCGCAACTGTGGGCGGGATAGCCTTCCGTGCGGCCCAGGAACCCCTCGGCCAGGCCCTGCTCGCCGCCCGCGGCGACAGCGTCCATCTCGCCGCGACCTTGTCGCTGAACCGCTGGGGCGGCAACGAGACCGCCGAACTGCGCGTCCTCGACATGGCCCTGCCGGGACTTTGA